A genomic window from Onychostoma macrolepis isolate SWU-2019 chromosome 22, ASM1243209v1, whole genome shotgun sequence includes:
- the LOC131530399 gene encoding SLAM family member 9-like, with protein sequence MFENFIFIFLSWSLAGVFGDEVKSVSVMEGDSVTLHINDTDTQKDDLMLWRFGHNNILIAQINRQINKSIYYDDDSVDGRFRGRLKLDNKTGSLSITNTRTTDSGLYKVTSKRRETPLNTFNLTVYAHPPIPVISSNSSHCSSSSSSSSYCSLLCSVFNVSHVTLSWYKGNSLLSSISVSDLSISLSLPLEVEYQDKNNYSCVLNNPISNQTTHLDISEVCHTCAEHTLTILYRVLISAAGFLLIVATVMILCTCRKHKKVNKEDQTCTEEITYSETTFYKRKAQKSRNQEEEVVYAGIAVRC encoded by the exons ATGTTTGagaattttattttcatctttttgTCATGGAGTCTGGCTG gtgtgtttggtgatgaagtgaagtcagtgtcagtgatggagggagattctgtcactctgCACATCAATGATACTGATACACAGAAAGATGATCTGATGCTGTGGAGATTTGGGCACAACAACATTCTCATCGCTCAAATCAACAGACAGATCAATAAGAGCATATATTATGATGATGATAGTgttgatgggagattcagaggaagactgaagctggacaataagactggatctctgagcatcacaaacaccagaaccacagactctggactttataaaGTAACTAGCAAGCGCAGAGAGACACCACTCAACACATTTAATCTTactgtctatg CTCATCCGCCCATTCCTGTTATCAGCAGTAACTCTTCACACTGttcttcttcatcatcatcatcatcatattgttcattgttgtgttcagtgttcaatgtgagtcatgtgactctctcctggtacaaaggaaacagtttattgtccagcatcagtgtgtctgatctcagcatcagtctctctctacctctggaggtggaatatcaggataaaaacaACTATAGCTGTGTGTtgaacaatcccatcagcaaccagaccacacatctggacatcagtGAAGTCTGTCACACATGTGCAG AACACACCCTAACCATATTGTACAGAGTGCTGATCTCTGCTGCTGGATTTCTGTTGATTGTTGCTACAGTTATGATCTTATGCACCTGCAGGAAacataaaaaagtaaacaaagaaG ATCAGACATGTACAGAAGAGATCACTTACTCCGAAACAACATTCTACAAAAGAAAAGCACAGAAATCG agAAATCAAGAGGAAGAGGTGGTGTATGCAGGAATCGCTGTGAGATGTTGA